The Pungitius pungitius chromosome 8, fPunPun2.1, whole genome shotgun sequence genome has a window encoding:
- the pcbp4 gene encoding poly(rC)-binding protein 4, producing MKERCSLFEPRKGETVKRIREESSARINISEGSCPERIITITGQTDCVFRAFTMIAFKLEEDLSALVANGTVTSRPPVTLRLVIPASQCGSLIGKGGSKIKEIRETTGAQVQVAGDLLPNSTEREVTISGSQDAIIQCVKHICTVILESPPKGATIPYRPGPSPGTVLLSGNQVFEASDFGSHPLFSMAQGGVDLQQTYAVQSHYGIPHSELAKLHQLSMQQQGLAPMNQSATQVLSGGMDANSQTTSQELLIPNDLIGSIIGRQGTKINEIRQVSGAQIKIGSQMDSTSDRHVTITGNPISINLAQYLITSCLETAKSTAQSSSMPSPVDLTMSFTQPALPASSSSSSSSSSPLAAMGGALPHAQMLGSPYAFPLSSLLGMKSFPYLALSSPPASAAAIGGPMLPGGMQAAPGVPGQAHAAAAAAAALASYTAKISSSANGMKKPERQKFAPY from the exons ATGAAGGAACGCTGCAGCCTCTTTGAGCCGAGG AAAGGGGAAACGGTGAAGAGGATACGAGAGGAG AGCAGTGCGAGGATCAACATCTCAGAGGGCTCCTGTCCGGAGAGGATCATCACCATCACGGGCCAGACGGACTGCGTCTTCAGAGCCTTCACCATGATCGCCTTCAAGCTGGAGGAG GACCTTTCGGCGCTGGTGGCCAACGGCACGGTGACCAGCAGGCCGCCCGTCACCTTACGGCTGGTCATCCCGGCGAGCCAGTGCGGCTCCCTCATCGGAAAGGGCGGCTCCAAGATCAAGGAGATCCGGGAG aCGACAGGTGCCCAGGTGCAGGTGGCAGGTGACCTCCTTCCCAACTCCACAGAGCGAGAGGTGACGATATCAGGGAGCCAGGACGCCATCATCCAGTGTGTTAAACACATCTGCACTGTGATCCTAGAG TCTCCGCCGAAGGGAGCGACCATCCCGTACCGACCCGGCCCGAGCCCGGGGACCGTGCTGCTGTCGGGGAAccag GTGTTCGAGGCGTCGGACTTCGGCTCCCACCCTCTGTTCTCCATGGCCCAGGGAGGAGTGGACCTCCAGCAA ACATACGCAGTACAGAGTCACTACGGCATTCCACATTCAGAG TTGGCAAAGCTCCACCAGTTGTCAATGCAGCAACAGGGCCTGGCCCCCATGAACCAATCAGCTACACAAGTTCTATCTG GCGGGATGGACGCCAACTCCCAAACCACTTCCCAGGAGCTGCTCATTCCAAACGAC CTGATTGGCTCCATCATCGGCCGCCAGGGCACCAAGATCAACGAGATCCGGCAGGTGTCCGGCGCTCAGATCAAGATCGGCAGCCAGATGGACAGCACCAGCGACCGGCACGTCACCATCACCGGCAACCCCATCTCCATCAACCTGGCTCAGTACCTCATCACCTCGTG TTTAGAGACCGCCAAATCCACTGCCCAGTCCTCCTCCATGCCGTCTCCCGTTGACCTGACCATGAGCTTCACCCAGCCCGccctccccgcctcctcctcgtcctcctcctcctcctcctcccccctggcAGCGATGGGCGGCGCGCTGCCCCACGCTCAAATGCTGGGCTCCCCCTACGCCTTCCCCCTCTCCAGCCTCCTGGGGATGAAATCGTTCCCTTACCTGgcgctctcctcccctcccgctTCAGCGGCGGCCATCGGCGGCCCCATGCTGCCGGGCGGCATGCAGGCGGCGCCGGGCGTCCCGGGTCAGGCccacgcggcggcggcggcggctgcggcgCTGGCGTCCTACACGGCCAAGATCTCGTCCTCGGCCAACGGGATGAAGAAGCCGGAGAGACAGAAGTTCGCGCCGTACTAA